TGCTTGTCTCCGATTAAAAAAACTTTCAAGTATAACTTTATTTTTCAATCAAATCAAACAAAATTATCCTTAATTCCAATGAGTACATATCCAGTCTATAAAAATACTTACAAGTCTAATTATTCTCACAAATAAATTATCAATAGAATTAGAGGAGTGATGATAAAAATGAGTAATTTAATTCACAAAACTGATGGTGGATTCATGAAAAAACAGGATAAAGGAGTCAAATGCCAACAATGTGGTTACTTTATAAAACAAAATAAAATCACATCCGCATATCTAAATGGAAAAATATCATTACCATTCATTACAGGACCTGCAAAAATGACAATGTAAAGAAATTAGGAATTAAGAGTAATTCTTCTTCATAATTATTAAAACAGATAGGAGTGTTTTATAAATGGATGATAAAAAAACCACTGAACTTATGGCTAAATGTGAAGCAATGAAGGATGATCCGACTTTAATGAAAGAATGTAAAGATATGTTGGAAACTATGGTAGAGAAAAGGGTTGAAATGGAAGATGAATCTGGTCAGACTTATACAAATATGGTGGAAAATATTTCTGCAGAAGATGTTCCAAATATTTTAGTAATGGCACTTAAAATAGCAAGAAATGATAAAATAAAGGATCCTGAAATAAAAAATGCTGCAGAAAGACTTATAAGAACATTAGAACCATTATAAATTTTTTTATAGATGAAGAGGGCTGAAAAGTATGCTAATCAATCCAGTTGTCCAAGAAATGTTAATGGATATTACCAATAATGAAAAAGGCAGTATTTCAATTATTGAGTGTATATTAAATGGTAAAACATTTGACTTAGAAATTGCTGAAGAAACCGATATAAAGCTAAATACCGTTAGAAAAGTTTTATATAAATTAAATGATGCAGGGATTGCTACATATAAGAAAAGTCAGGATCCTGAGACTAAATGGTTCATTTATAGTTGGAAATTTGAGCAAGATAATGTATTCGATATGATAACCAAAAAATATGAA
This is a stretch of genomic DNA from Methanobacterium spitsbergense. It encodes these proteins:
- the tfe gene encoding transcription factor E — encoded protein: MLINPVVQEMLMDITNNEKGSISIIECILNGKTFDLEIAEETDIKLNTVRKVLYKLNDAGIATYKKSQDPETKWFIYSWKFEQDNVFDMITKKYEKLSEEIEKSIEYEEANMFFACKSNGHRYKFEKASEHNFSCPKCGESLEHYDNSSNIRELLKEKADVVFLAKSNGK